A single genomic interval of Gossypium raimondii isolate GPD5lz chromosome 11, ASM2569854v1, whole genome shotgun sequence harbors:
- the LOC105802073 gene encoding glycine-rich RNA-binding protein 2, mitochondrial: protein MAFLSKIGSILRQTTSMHVNAELSASRPGLFQVLRSMSTSPSSKLFVGGISFQTDDQSLREAFSKYGEVIDARIIMDRETGRSRGFGFVTYTSSEDASSALQALDGQVLHGRQVRVNYANERPPRNFGGGGFNSGYGGGGYGGGGGGYGGGSGGYGGGGGGYDRNDGFSSGNYGGNVGYANTGGSSYGGQGSYGGGNNYGTGGVSYGSDFGQSGVDGGNFNVGGGDSFSTGGSTGYGGDSMGFGGGEDGYKGGAYDGNDALNDNSRDEDESGDFVKRA from the exons ATGGCTTTCTTAAGTAAAATTGGAAGTATACTTAGGCAGACCACAAGTATGCATGTCAATGCTGAGTTGTCTGCATCAAGACCGGGCCTATTTCAAGTGTTGAGAAGCATGTCAACATCGCCAAGCTCGAAACTTTTTGTGGGAG gTATTTCGTTCCAAACAGATGATCAAAGTCTGAGAGAAGCTTTTAGCAAATACGGTGAAGTTATTGATG CACGAATAATTATGGATCGAGAAACAGGCAGGTCCCGAGGATTTGGCTTTGTCACTTACACCAGTTCTGAGGATGCTTCCAGTGCACTACAGGCCTTGGATGGTCAG GTTCTCCATGGCCGTCAAGTAAGAGTAAACTATGCAAATGAGAGGCCTCCTCGTAACTTTGGAGGTGGAGGTTTTAATAGCGGTTATGGCGGTGGTGGATATGGTGGTGGCGGTGGCGGCTATGGTGGGGGCAGTGGTGGCTATGGAGGTGGTGGTGGGGGCTATGACAGAAATGATGGTTTCTCTTCTGGAAATTATGGAGGTAATGTTGGATATGCTAACACTGGTGGTAGCAGTTATGGAGGTCAAGGAAGTTATGGTGGTGGTAATAACTATGGCACAGGTGGTGTTAGCTATGGTAGTGATTTTGGTCAATCTGGTGTAGATGGCGGGAATTTCAATGTAGGAGGCGGTGATAGCTTTTCAACTGGTGGTTCGACCGGGTATGGAGGTGACTCAATGGGATTTGGTGGTGGTGAAGATGGGTACAAAGGAGGAGCTTATGATGGAAATGATGCCCTGAATGACAACTCAAGAGATGAAGATGAAAGTGGTGACTTTGTCAAAAGGGCATGA
- the LOC105802070 gene encoding uncharacterized protein LOC105802070, whose amino-acid sequence MPGNKVGDRIHNFLGQESLSRGQHQSQVIDSTWPGLNNNLWVGNQRQAGGPLVSSLKNLSVHQLESDRGHSGQSSSLQNKLNFTQSDLRPEIARSQLQNQAPIANAYAQGHESFQARHNETNLLGVEMAHRGLSLLDSPIGNCPNFHKKNSLRLESTESPINYDLIEGLQQFSGKHPGLVQPLSSQQSGMTDMQLLQQQAIMQELQKHQLPKPQLQLPEARQLSSANQVSSVVKQVSDSLSPALINGVPVHDASNYSWHPEHMTPNANFLRHGASPAVQVSSGMFSPEQGHMRLMGLVPQQVDQSFYGISTSGARGNPYQYSSFQMDKPLMQQVPASGYSFLDNQYAMFSDKVGLQDGTSVSRQGDQDNNVFGAAQGLNSIFHSENLQQMVIEPKNAVMQESPWRQEHRSPPETSLEKSAIQVSSAQSVATLDPTEEKILFGSDDSMWDILGKSTNLGSGLDGTDSLGGFPSVQSGSWSALMQSALAETSSNDTRVREKWSGSDMHCCEPLKGNLPASIVNDDSKQQSPWADNNLPDALFLKSNPLSMDNTDVPENNVSQNPASMQRDIKAFGHSVRSNNAEHQNHSLLHQVQAVRNIEVDPSNRSIKRFKGPPADSSLDSQQVSSPGAEQLSYGSNSLMRDGLVNNPSVPSGDSKLLSSLSNIGDNHETQLSANTLAFLQDNSQHFSNSNNSAANIRGEHSQISLQMVLSWFDQYGAIKNGKMFPIHDAQKTALNGTEKAFIGVRSSDSLHVHSSEQLNAAADANPLDKAQQSSKFMPVATEYISPHSQPPDVASQNLDTVRAMKRKIMTFEFLPWHREVTQGSQRPQNISVAEVEWAHAANRLNEKVENEPEMIEDWPPVPGSKRRLVLTTQLLQQLIRAPPRVVLSADASKNYETLAYFVARSVLGDACSTAYIPESDTAVPPHSGSILPEKLREQRNQSILKAAEEFIVRAKMLENGLQSLVKRASILDLRLECQDQEKVSVITRFAKFHSRGQAEGIGTSSFPNFVAKVNRFFGQRYVLAVPMPRNLPDRVQCLSL is encoded by the exons ATGCCTGGCAACAAAGTTGGAGACAGGATCCATAATTTCCTTGGCCAAGAGAGTTTGTCCCGTGGCCAACATCAATCGCAGGTAATTGATAGTACCTGGCCTGGCTTAAATAACAATCTGTGGGTTGGAAACCAGAGACAAGCTGGTGGGCCTCTTGTTTCCAGTTTGAAGAATTTAAGCGTTCATCAGTTAG AGTCTGACAGAGGACATAGTGGCCAGTCTTCAAGCCTGCAGAACAAGTTGAACTTCACTCAATCAGATCTGAGGCCTGAAATTGCCAGAAGTCAATTGCAAAATCAAGCACCTATTGCAAATGCTTATGCGCAAGGGCACGAGTCTTTCCAGGCAAGGCACAATGAAACGAATTTATTGGGAGTGGAAATGGCGCACAGAGGCTTATCACTTCTTGATTCACCAATAGGAAATTGCcctaattttcataaaaaaaattcattgagGTTGGAATCTACTGAATCTCCCATAAATTATGATCTTATTGAGGGGCTACAACAATTTAGTGGGAAGCATCCTGGCTTGGTCCAACCTTTGTCAAGTCAGCAATCAGGGATGACTGACATGCAGTTGTTACAGCAACAAGCAATAATGCAAGAATTACAGAAACACCAACTTCCAAAGCCACAGTTGCAGTTACCAGAAGCAAGGCAGTTGAGCTCTGCGAATCAGGTTTCCTCTGTTGTTAAACAGGTATCAGATAGCCTTTCTCCAGCTCTAATCAATGGCGTTCCTGTCCATGATGCTTCAAATTATTCCTGGCATCCTGAGCACATGACACCAAATGCAAATTTTCTGCGGCATGGTGCCTCTCCAGCAGTGCAGGTATCCTCTGGTATGTTTTCCCCTGAGCAAGGTCACATGCGTTTGATGGGTTTGGTTCCTCAACAAGTTGATCAATCATTTTATGGGATTTCTACCAGTGGTGCAAGGGGAAATCCATATCAATATTCTTCTTTTCAAATGGATAAGCCTTTGATGCAGCAGGTGCCAGCCAGTGGTTATTCCTTTCTGGATAATCAGTATGCTATGTTTTCTGATAAAGTGGGCTTGCAAGATGGAACTTCAGTTTCTAGACAGGGTGATCAGGATAATAATGTATTTGGGGCTGCTCAAGGTTTAAATAGCATATTTCATTCAGAAAACTTGCAGCAAATGGTTATCGAGCCAAAAAATGCAGTGATGCAGGAGTCTCCTTGGAGGCAAGAGCATCGCAGTCCTCCAGAAACATCCCTGGAGAAGTCAGCAATTCAGGTCTCCTCTGCGCAGAGTGTGGCTACACTGGATCCAACTGAAGAAAAGATTTTGTTCGGTTCTGATGACAGTATGTGGGATATCTTGGGAAAGAGCACCAACCTAGGTTCAGGGTTGGATGGTACAGACTCTTTAGGGGGATTTCCTTCTGTGCAAAGTGGAAGTTGGAGTGCTCTTATGCAGTCTGCTCTTGCAGAAACATCCAGTAATGATACAAGGGTACGGGAAAAATGGAGTGGTTCAGATATGCATTGTTGTGAACCTCTAAAAGGAAACTTGCCAGCATCAATTGTCAATGATGACAGTAAACAGCAATCGCCTTGGGCTGATAACAACTTGCCTGATGCCTTGTTCCTGAAATCTAATCCTTTAAGTATGGACAATACTGATGTCCCAGAGAATAATGTCAGCCAAAATCCTGCAAGCATGCAAAGAGACATCAAAGCTTTTGGCCATTCTGTAAGATCCAATAATGCTGAACATCAAAACCATTCATTGTTGCATCAGGTGCAGGCTGTTCGAAACATAGAGGTTGATCCAAGTAATAGGAGTATTAAAAGATTCAAAGGTCCACCTGCAGACTCTAGTTTGGATTCTCAGCAGGTAAGTTCCCCAGGTGCAGAACAATTATCTTATGGATCCAATAGTCTGATGAGAGATGGCCTCGTTAATAATCCTTCAGTTCCTTCTGGAGACTCTAAACTGCTAAGCTCTTTATCAAACATTGGAGATAATCATGAGACACAGTTATCTGCTAATACACTGGCATTTCTTCAGGATAATTCCCAGCATTTCTCCAATTCTAATAATTCAGCTGCTAACATCAGGGGTGAACACTCTCAGATCAGTCTCCAGATGGTTCTGTCCTGGTTTGATCAGTATGGGGCAATTAAAAATGGGAAAATGTTCCCCATACATGATGCCCAGAAAACTGCCTTGAATGGTACGGAAAAAGCATTCATTGGTGTTCGGTCTTCTGACAGTTTGCATGTTCATTCAAGTGAGCAGCTAAATGCTGCTGCTGATGCTAATCCACTAGATAAAGCCCAGCAAAGCTCAAAGTTTATGCCAGTAGCAACTGAGTATATCTCCCCTCACTCACAGCCACCTGATGTTGCAAGTCAGAATTTGGACACTGTGAGAGCAATGAAGCGCAAAATTATGACATTTGAGTTTTTACCGTGGCATAGAGAAGTGACACAGGGTTCTCAAAGGCCTCAAAACATCAG TGTGGCAGAAGTGGAATGGGCTCATGCAGCAAATCGATTGAATGAGAAG GTTGAGAATGAACCTGAAATGATTGAAGATTGGCCACCAGTGCCTGGATCAAAAAGAAGGCTTGTTTTGACAACGCAGCTTTTGCAGCAACTAATTCGTGCTCCTCCAAGAGTAGTTCTTTCTGCAGATGCCAGCAAAAACTATGAGACTCTGGCCTATTTTGTTGCCAGATCAGTCTTAGGAGATGCATGCAGCACAGCATATATACCTGAAAGTGACACAGCTGTACCTCCTCACAGTGGAAGCAT CCTCCCTGAAAAGCTTAGAGAGCAGCGAAACCAATCCATCTTAAAGGCTGCAGAAGAGTTTATCGTCAGAGCGAAGATGTTGGAAAATGGTTTACAAAG TCTGGTCAAGAGAGCCTCAATCTTGGACTTAAGACTGGAATGTCAGGATCAAGAGAAGGTTTCAGTCATCACTCGTTTTGCCAAGTTCCATAGCCGGGGGCAAGCAGAAGGGATTGGAACATCATCGTTCCCAAATTTTGTTGCGAAAGTTAACAGATTCTTCGGGCAAAGATACGTTCTTGCAGTACCTATGCCTAGGAATCTCCCTGATAGGGTACAGTGTCTTTCACTCTGA
- the LOC105802072 gene encoding uncharacterized protein LOC105802072 has product MGTPEPKPQSLSSRSSPFPLSSSSERLWRPAAQRNMRNQWSKIASYRQQWLSSSSSARTHATSLVNVYLSQKYMPLMELGALKDMPDIRKKASLKLFKQQEFHGSKLLSSYKDMVAVVVNMVNASQSMRCYLKGGNSSSLVHFSSSSEDVNDTGDCGGVAVFGFWSISSFEKLAEELIRMFKLELSLKRLLVSEFLSISCEVSQGNQFCWSEELYPGEFGDLKACNLFSDVTFEPLCPRLRDRKSDVPTLRGNHQPDHEILQVYITTWLAEVNIDVHRVDEIIAVVGEEIHVSLS; this is encoded by the exons ATGGGAACTCCTGAGCCTAAACCACAAAGCTTAAGCTCAAGGTCTTCCCCGTTCCCACTATCATCGTCTTCGGAAAGGCTATGGAGACCAGCTGCGCAACGAAACATGAGGAACCAGTGGTCGAAAATAGCGTCTTACCGCCAACAATggctttcttcttcctcttccgcTAGAACTCACGCCACTTCACTCGTCAACGTCTATTTATCTCAAAA ATACATGCCTTTGATGGAGTTGGGAGCTCTAAAGGATATGCCAGATATTCGAAAAAAAGCTTCTTTGAAGTTATTTAAGCAGCAA GAGTTTCATGGCAGCAAACTTTTATCATCTTACAAGGACATG GTGGCGGTTGTTGTGAACATGGTGAATGCTAGTCAATCCATGAGATGTTATCTCAAAGGAGGCAATAGTAGTTCACTTGTACACTTTTCAAGCTCAAGCGAGGATGTTAATGACACCGGTGATTGTGGTGGGGTTGCTGTCTTTGGATTTTGGTCGATATCTTCATTTG AAAAATTAGCTGAAGAGCTCATTCGGATGTTTAAGTTGGAACTAAGTTTGAAG CGATTGCTTGTATCGGAGTTTCTGTCCATTAGTTGTGAAGTTTCACAAGGCAATCAGTTCTGCTGGTCTGAAGAGCTTTATCCTGGAGAATTTGGTGATCTCAAAGCATGCAACTTATTTTCCGACGTAACTTTTGAACCACTCTGTCCACGATTGAGGGATCGGAAATCTGATGTGCCAACTTTACGAGGCAACCACCAGCCAGACCACGAAATCTTGCAG GTGTATATTACAACCTGGCTTGCAGAGGTGAACATAGATGTTCATAg GGTGGATGAAATAATTGCGGTGGTTGGCGAGGAAATTCATGTTTCTCTCTCTTAA